The window AATACTTTTTTCCTCTTCCCCAAGTGAAGCATACTGACTGCAAAGAACACCAGCAATGGCCCCGGCTTCCTTAAAAGGAATACTACCCAGATGCTCTTTCACTAGAGTAAGCCCCAAAACACTCAACtcggaaaaagaaaattcattgaTTTTGGCATATAAACGCTgcaaaggaaatatttcagTCAACAAAGCATAAACAACGGAAATGAGCACAGGCGGGCGAGCTGACACTGGGCCACAACGTGCTATTGCCAATGAAATACACAATAGAAGCACGCTCCTTCTATGGTCATTGCCTGTAATTGAAGATCCTTCCATAGTAGAAATAAAATTCCTTGCTATAGATTCTAAGCAATCCTGAGCTGAAATCCTTATTCTAGATATCGTTTCTCTTTCTGAACTACTCAACAAGCCTTTGTAAGTATTAAAAGCCCTCAATATTCCAGCTGCAGCCATTACAACAGCAAATGAAGCATAACTTTCCTTTGAAGACACTAAAGTCGCATGGCTAAAAACATCTAATTTCTCAAAAGAATGAAGATTAATCAAACCAGAGGTCACCCATTCAATCATGTGAAGAATCATTAACCCACTAGAAAGAGTATCGATAGGGCCATTTACCTTACTCCAAATTCCTAACAAAGAATCTAACAATCTAACAACATGAGCATTTACTGATGAAGAAAAAGCATAACCAATCCCCGCAAGAAATTCTGGAACTATCCCTCCAACCAGTAGGTAATCTTCTTCCAAAACCCTGCAAAGCAACTCCAAACagcataattttgatttttctgaaGCTGAAGGCAGATACGAAATTGCACCCAAAACTAAAACGCCTTCAGAGATAAACAAAGGGTTCTTCCGCAATTCAattttggaagagaaaatCTGAGAGAGAACCTCAACGGATGAATCGACAAGAACTAAAGAGGGTCGGAGAGATTTTCTGAGCCAGATATAAAGAATCCTCAAAAAGAGGGGATAGGATTCATcagaaatagagaaattaggagaagaaagtaaagaaatcACCAACTTAGCTTGAGGGTCTGCAACATAGAGTGAAGACTGAGAGTTAACAAGAATTTTAAGGGATTGAATGTGACGATCATCGAAGAATTGATGCTCCAAAGAGCTTCTAAGCTCAGCCCACGCTTGGATAATTTCTCGAGCAGAAGAGGAAGTGGGTTTGGAGTTAGCAATACCGCCGATGCTCTTCAACCAGTCTTCGAGAAAAACTGAACTCCCCTGCTTTGCCATCTTATCATTGGGAGGTGCAAAAATGGTGGACAGAGATATGATGgaattgaaaaggaagaagacgAGGGAAGTAAAGcatttatatatgtaattgGGCTGTGGGTCGATTGCCGAATGGcttcaaagtttcaaactATCAAAAATATTTCGGTCATCATTCAAACTCCAAAGCAAAACAAtcttaaatgacaaaacaacaaaagaaaaagaaaaaaaaactcttgaaaatattctcttaattcttttttaattttgtaaaatcaaattaagatttcaaatttaaatctcatatttttcttataggaaatatgatttttataatttacttttataattttaaatatcatataattatttaagttaaaagtatcaaattttataaatagacttttaaatctatttttaaaatttcatgaatttttaatgttattttgaaaactcttATACTAGATACGTCTATTCTTATAAACTTGAGAgttaaaaatgtacatttaaaatatagaaacagAATGCACAT of the Cucumis sativus cultivar 9930 chromosome 3, Cucumber_9930_V3, whole genome shotgun sequence genome contains:
- the LOC101212894 gene encoding uncharacterized protein LOC101212894 isoform X1 codes for the protein MAKQGSSVFLEDWLKSIGGIANSKPTSSSAREIIQAWAELRSSLEHQFFDDRHIQSLKILVNSQSSLYVADPQAKLVISLLSSPNFSISDESYPLFLRILYIWLRKSLRPSLVLVDSSVEVLSQIFSSKIELRKNPLFISEGVLVLGAISYLPSASEKSKLCCLELLCRVLEEDYLLVGGIVPEFLAGIGYAFSSSVNAHVVRLLDSLLGIWSKVNGPIDTLSSGLMILHMIEWVTSGLINLHSFEKLDVFSHATLVSSKESYASFAVVMAAAGILRAFNTYKGLLSSSERETISRIRISAQDCLESIARNFISTMEGSSITGNDHRRSVLLLCISLAIARCGPVSARPPVLISVVYALLTEIFPLQRLYAKINEFSFSELSVLGLTLVKEHLGSIPFKEAGAIAGVLCSQYASLGEEEKSIVENLVWDYCRDVYSRHRLVNLVLHGREDELLESIEKIAESAFLMVVVFALAVTKEKLGSKYTLESQFDVSVKILVSFSCMEYFRRIRLPEYMDTIRGVVGSIQGNESACVYFIESMPTYQDQTNGPDNSIGQKIQYSWAKDEVQTARMLFYIRVVPTCIEHVPTQVYGKVVAPTMFLYMGHPNSKVVRASHSVFIAFMSGKDDIDDEKRTTLKEELVFYYIERSLSGYPGITPFEGMASGVAALVRYLPAGSPAIFYCIDSLTVKATSLCSENFMDDGDLWKTWQGDLEPSKKILDMLLRLISLVDIQVLPSLMKSLAQLIIKLPTEGQNLILDQLYSLVSEADDVTRKPMLVSWLQSLSYLCSLSKSAEAHSNEKQSLKQSTRLANFAWLIDPLNRIRSYARL
- the LOC101212894 gene encoding uncharacterized protein LOC101212894 isoform X3, whose product is MAKQGSSVFLEDWLKSIGGIANSKPTSSSAREIIQAWAELRSSLEHQFFDDRHIQSLKILVNSQSSLYVADPQAKLVISLLSSPNFSISDESYPLFLRILYIWLRKSLRPSLVLVDSSVEVLSQIFSSKIELRKNPLFISEGVLVLGAISYLPSASEKSKLCCLELLCRVLEEDYLLVGGIVPEFLAGIGYAFSSSVNAHVVRLLDSLLGIWSKVNGPIDTLSSGLMILHMIEWVTSGLINLHSFEKLDVFSHATLVSSKESYASFAVVMAAAGILRAFNTYKGLLSSSERETISRIRISAQDCLESIARNFISTMEGSSITGNDHRRSVLLLCISLAIARCGPVSARPPVLISVVYALLTEIFPLQRLYAKINEFSFSELSVLGLTLVKEHLGSIPFKEAGAIAGVLCSQYASLGEEEKSIVENLVWDYCRDVYSRHRLVNLVLHGREDELLESIEKIAESAFLMVVVFALAVTKEKLGSKYTLESQFDVSVKILVSFSCMEYFRRIRLPEYMDTIRGVVGSIQGNESACVYFIESMPTYQDQTNGPDNSIGQKIQYSWAKDEVQTARMLFYIRVVPTCIEHVPTQVYGKVVAPTMFLQ
- the LOC101212894 gene encoding uncharacterized protein LOC101212894 isoform X2, with translation MAKQGSSVFLEDWLKSIGGIANSKPTSSSAREIIQAWAELRSSLEHQFFDDRHIQSLKILVNSQSSLYVADPQAKLVISLLSSPNFSISDESYPLFLRILYIWLRKSLRPSLVLVDSSVEVLSQIFSSKIELRKNPLFISEGVLVLGAISYLPSASEKSKLCCLELLCRVLEEDYLLVGGIVPEFLAGIGYAFSSSVNAHVVRLLDSLLGIWSKVNGPIDTLSSGLMILHMIEWVTSGLINLHSFEKLDVFSHATLVSSKESYASFAVVMAAAGILRAFNTYKGLLSSSERETISRIRISAQDCLESIARNFISTMEGSSITGNDHRRSVLLLCISLAIARCGPVSARPPVLISVVYALLTEIFPLQRLYAKINEFSFSELSVLGLTLVKEHLGSIPFKEAGAIAGVLCSQYASLGEEEKSIVENLVWDYCRDVYSRHRLVNLVLHGREDELLESIEKIAESAFLMVVVFALAVTKEKLGSKYTLESQFDVSVKILVSFSCMEYFRRIRLPEYMDTIRGVVGSIQGNESACVYFIESMPTYQDQTNGPDNSIGQKIQYSWAKDEVQTARMLFYIRVVPTCIEHVPTQVYGKVVAPTMFLYMGHPNSKVVRASHSVFIAFMSGKDDIDDEKRTTLKEELVFYYIERSLSGYPGITPFEGMASGVAALVRYLPAGSPAIFYCIDSLTVKATSLCSENFMDDGDLWKTWQGDLEPSKKILDMLLRLISLVDIQFGCIGHVLGPTKLDEEFSTTNHQVTNRRPKSDS